From Halarcobacter mediterraneus:
TATACTTCTACTGATTTCATTGTTGCTTCTATTTCAGTTGGGTGATGTGCATAATCATCAATAACTACAAAATTTTGCTGTTTTTGAACAATATCAAATCTTTTTTTGATTCCTTTATAGTCTTTTATATTTTCTCTTATTTGTTCAATATCCAGCTCATTTAAAGCTGCTAAAATTGATAAAGAAGCATCTAATGCAATATGATAACCAAATCCCCAAACTTCAAAAGAACCAAACTCTTTTAAATCAAATTTTGTATGGGGCTCTCCATCTTTAAGTAAGTATGATAAATTTTTAATATCTTTACTAGGATAAAGATATTGTGCTTCTTTGATATCTAAATCTTTTATATATTTATCTTCTGCATTTAAAACTTTTTTTGAAGCTAGATTTATAAACTTTTTATAGGCTTCAAAAAACTTTTCATAATCATATTGATAATACTCCATATGTTCTGGTTCTGCATTTGTAACAACTGCACAGTATGGGTTTGATAATAAAAAAGAAGCATCAGATTCATCTGCTTCAAAAGCAACTAAATCATTTACATATCTAAAATTAGAAGAAAAGTCTTTAGAAATAGCTCCTATTAAAGCTGAGCTTTGTAAGATTGAAGCTAAAATTGCCGTAGTTGTAGACTTCCCATGAGCTCCGGCTACACAATAATTCTTTTTATCTCCTAAAACTATAGGTAATGCCTCTTTTCGTGAAAGTGTTCTAATTTGTTTTAATCTAGCTTCAATAAGTTCAGGGTTTTCATCTGTAACAGCAGCTGAATAAATTACAATATCTAAATCATCACTAATATTTTTTGCATCTTGTGGACATGAAACTTTAATACCCTCTTCCACTAAAGCTTTTGTTATGGGAGTACTTTTTATATCCGAGCCACAAACCTCATACCCATCATTTTTTAAAAATCTTGCTAAGGCTGAAAGCCCTATTCCACCTATACCTATAAAATGTACTTTCATTAAGCGTCCAATAAATGTTTTAATTTTTCATACTCTTCTTTGAGTAAAACTTTATTATCTAATAAATGCTGTCCTAGATTAAAGTTAAAGTTTGTAATAAAATAACCATATTTTTCTATACTATTACAAGAATTTAAATCAACTTGTTTTTCATAGAAATCATCAAGTGTAATTCTTTTTGATAAAGCTATTATATGAACTTGTATTGCATTTGATAGTAACTCATCTTCTACAATATTTGCTAATACAAATAGTAAATCTTTTGAACCACTAAAATCTTCATAACTCCATTTTTCAATGCCATGTTCATATAAAGCTCTTATATAAAACATTTGTTCATTATCTAAACTTAACTTTTTATCATTATTTACAATAGCATCTACTCTATCAAATGATATTTTTAAAATATTTTGATACACAGAATTAATTTTTTCTTCATCTAAGTCTAAAATCAATAAAGAATCTAAAACCTCATAAAGAGCAGCAATATCTTCTGTTGCAATTGCATTGATTCTTGTTTTTTCTAAATAGTCTAAGAATTCAGGATTTGTTCTTGCTTGGTTTAATTCTTCTTTATCCATCTAAAAAATCCTTTAATCTCGTCAGTACTTCTTTTGTTTTTTCTTCATTTTCAACTAAGGCAATTCTTACATATCCTTTTCCAATACCATTTCTTCCTAAGAAACTTCCTGGTAATACTTTAATATGTTTTTGCTCAAATAGTTTTTTTGTAAATTCTAATTCATTTTCAACTTTTAACCAAATATAAAAAGTTGCTTGAGGAGTTTTTACACCTAAAATCTCTTTTGCTAAAAGAAAATTCTTTTTATAGATTTTTCTAAACTCTTCAACATGAGATAAATCTTTCCAAGCTACTGCCGCTGCTTTTTGCAAAGGAACAGGACTTGCACATCCCACATAAGTTCTATATTTCATATATTCTTTTAGAATTTCTTTATCTCCTGCTATAAAACCACTTCTTAATCCAGGGGCTGAACTTCTTTTTGAGATTGAATTCATTACAAGAATATTCTTAAACTCATTATTTCCTGCAAAAATACTAGCTTCTAATAAAGAAACTGGTTTATCATTTTCTTCAAAGTATATTTCAGAATAACACTCGTCATTTACTAAAATAAAATCAAACTCTAAAGCTTTTTTAACCCAAGAAGCTAACTCTTCTTTTGTCATATTTGCAGAAGTAGGATTATTTGGATAATTTAAAATAACTAAGTCACATCTTTGTAACTCTTCATCACTAAGTTGTGCTTTAAAACTATTTTCTTCAGTTAAATCAATATGAATTACTTCAGCACGACTTGCTATTGCCGCACCTTCATAAATTTGGTAAAATGGATTTGTAAAAGCCATTACTGGTTTTTCTTTATCAAATAAAGCAAATTGAGGAAAGTTAAAAAGAACTTCCCTTGTTCCAAAAGTTGGAATAATTTCATCCATTTGAAGTTCCACATCAAATCTATTTTTTACAAAAGAAAGCATTGCTTCTTTTAACTCAGGTAAACCTGCACTTGCAGGATACTTTTGTAAATCATTTGTAGTGTTTTTTAATTCATCTTGAATAAATTGTGGTGTTTCAAATTTTGGTTCACCAATTGTTAAAGCTGCTAACTCATAGTTTTCATTTGGTTTTATATCTTTTAACAACTCATTTAATTTTTCAAAAGGGTATTTTTCGAAATTCATTTTTTTCCTTATTCTTCAATAACTGGGATTAATAATTGACTATATTTTTTTAAATCAAATGCGATTAAATCGGGATTTGTATATAAGAACCTCCAAGAAAATCTTTGTTTAAACATCTCTTCTTTTAAAGGAAGAATTTGTAAAGTACTTTTTTGTTTTTTTAATTCTCTTATTGGATTATCATCACTTGAGATTATTTCAAGCTTTTGATTAAAGATTTTAGCAAGATTCTCAAAATGATTAAGTAAAGTAGTCTTATCTGCTTCTTTTCCTACTGGATCCATATCAAAAATCTTTGTTTTTGTTTTTAATTGACTTGCAACATCAAAAACTACAGGTGAAATTTGTTCATAAGAGTTTATATCATTTATTACAACAATAGTTTTTTTGATACTTCCTGTAAGCTCTTCACCTAATTTAAAAATAGGTATT
This genomic window contains:
- the murC gene encoding UDP-N-acetylmuramate--L-alanine ligase → MKVHFIGIGGIGLSALARFLKNDGYEVCGSDIKSTPITKALVEEGIKVSCPQDAKNISDDLDIVIYSAAVTDENPELIEARLKQIRTLSRKEALPIVLGDKKNYCVAGAHGKSTTTAILASILQSSALIGAISKDFSSNFRYVNDLVAFEADESDASFLLSNPYCAVVTNAEPEHMEYYQYDYEKFFEAYKKFINLASKKVLNAEDKYIKDLDIKEAQYLYPSKDIKNLSYLLKDGEPHTKFDLKEFGSFEVWGFGYHIALDASLSILAALNELDIEQIRENIKDYKGIKKRFDIVQKQQNFVVIDDYAHHPTEIEATMKSVEVYDNLTNIDKRVVIWQPHKYSRTHDNLDGFKKCFRRCDELIILPIWTIPGEQKIEIDFEKEFALYNPIFADSIKTSEGKIELIKDKKIIKEFTEGIILGVGAGDITYQLRHN
- a CDS encoding succinyldiaminopimelate transaminase, translated to MNFEKYPFEKLNELLKDIKPNENYELAALTIGEPKFETPQFIQDELKNTTNDLQKYPASAGLPELKEAMLSFVKNRFDVELQMDEIIPTFGTREVLFNFPQFALFDKEKPVMAFTNPFYQIYEGAAIASRAEVIHIDLTEENSFKAQLSDEELQRCDLVILNYPNNPTSANMTKEELASWVKKALEFDFILVNDECYSEIYFEENDKPVSLLEASIFAGNNEFKNILVMNSISKRSSAPGLRSGFIAGDKEILKEYMKYRTYVGCASPVPLQKAAAVAWKDLSHVEEFRKIYKKNFLLAKEILGVKTPQATFYIWLKVENELEFTKKLFEQKHIKVLPGSFLGRNGIGKGYVRIALVENEEKTKEVLTRLKDFLDG